The window TCACTTCAACAACATcacggggttgacctacttgtcaatgtgaatCCTAACGCccaagattcactaccccaagggtggtaactcaaaatgcacaaacgtgccaCATGGACTCAAAACGCATAGAGTCCATCATCCCACGCACAAgtaaagtgaacccgaacgcacaaggatcactctacctcacccgcacccatcctatgcatacatacgcatataatatatttacactcaccttgtcaccttgatgaatgcAAACTAAATCCGAAATCCGCCAatgaaaagtacctattccatttatcacataacaaacaacacaattagggtgaattataaaccaacccaaattgacacttagtgcaattttgacccaaatgcactttcaagcacaaccaatgcccaaactaaccaataatcacttaacactagtgaaaatggtcctataacgCTAATAAaactaaaacacaagtattaaataCTTGTCTTTCCCAATttgacccataaaccctaattttgatccatttcaaaattagtcttccaaataTACCCacatgggttccaacacttccctgatcactaacactagtgattttaACCAATTTACAAGCCCTAAACATGGCCAAATCGGttttcaacccaaaacccaccaacaacaacattaaaCTCGATTACTAGCTCCTAACTTCCATTAATGAGCTAGGTGGGTTTTCTCAAGAACTtttaagctcaaaccctaacatgaACATCAAATTAAACAATTGAAACTCAtatttagaacttaccaccactaccaaaatgtagctaagaacgagatgaacaactttaacacttgcacttTGATGAGATTTTCACTTCTTCTTCTCTAAaccaagctttctctctctaaaatggaggtttctcactctaaaagagATGAGAGAGTTTGAGTGGGTGAAATGAGATCCAAGATAAGATCTTGATCTGATCTTATGGCCCCAAACCGACAActatgtgaaaagaccaaaacacccctcaTTTAAGCTTTAAAAACGAGTTAGAAATGCAGATCTGGTAACAAGAACGTCGTTCCAACATAGGAACGTCGTTCCACTTATACGTAACAAGAACGTCGTTCTTAAATCTGGAACTCCATTCCAAATTCTTCTCTAAACAACTTCTGGTCAAATTTTACTTAAAGAACGTCGTTCCACTACCTGGAATGTCGTTCCACTCTCTAGAATCTCGTTCcacctgattctgatgtaaattctgaaaatgcataagtgttaggttcacttttagtggcacttctgAGAACACTCTCTGGTGGCACTTTCTGGCGACACTTTCTGGCGACACTTTCTGAATTATTAAAATTCAGGGTGTTGCAATCGAAAATGAAAAGAAATAAATATATGTGTAATCTATATGCGAGTAATACATAAAAACCAATAGCATTATAACATTCCATGAAATTAATATTTCAATTGTGTAAATTATCATATACTATTGAAagatataacattattaatgacgaAGTAATATATTACAATAACATGATTTACCGACTTTAGGCTAACAGATAAAGATTTTCATTCTTCAAATGAGGATATTAAAGAGATGGATAGAGTTCTATATGCCTTAGTAGTTGGTAGCTTGATCTATGTTATGGTGTGTAgtaggcctgatatagctcatgtAGTATCTGTTATTAGTCGGTGCAACACCTCAATCTTACTAAGccaaataaattatataaaaaggaACTCAAAAGACAAAAGAGTGTTAATCTTATTCAAAGTCAAATCATAATCAAAGTCAAAGTTAACCGACCTTAAACTGAAAAAGTACTTATATTTGAAAAACTCTAAGGCAAAGGTGTTAAGTCCATTTAAACTCTATACTTATTCCTCGTTCTCAACGCCCCTTAATCACATGTCGTATAAGAAAGAATTAAAAAAGAAATACAACTGACCCAAAGCCCAATGAGCGAATATAACAAAGACCAGAGTACAGTATGACATGTGAGACTCATTTCAACATGAACTTAGTTACAAATAACTATTTTTCAAAGCAATGTACAAATTAGTATGGATCCACATTGACGAAAATGtcaatatatcaaagtattttaGTAATTGTCAAAGAAATTTCATCAAAATAATGCATAAAGAGTCAAACAAATAAGTAACAAAGCATCAAATGAAATCATAGAGTAGCTACTCCACTAATCGTTCATCTCGGTGCAAACTTTTCGTATGAAACTAGCATAAACATCCACCATCAAACAAACAAATTATTTATGATCGATCCATACACCTCCTATAATAATTCAGTAATAAAAGGCTCGTATCAACTACAAGGTAATTAGAAGGAGAAAATACACTGCTACGGCGATGCCACGTTACCGGTGTCACAATAATGTGCACATGAGACCTCCATGGATAGATTACTCTTAGTCAAATTTTAACAAACTGTTTTAACCGATTTAGGGTTATAAATTTCCAAATCTTTTTCAAGAGATTGAGGGACTAAACAATATGTTTAAAAAGAGTTAATAAAGTGAAACTATATATTTTATGTTTGACATGATACTTAAAATGTTTTATAACATGGAATATCAATTTATTTGAAAATCACGTGTTAGTCCAATCATTCATTCTAATTCTTGTCACGAGTCACATGAAAGAATATTACTAtactatctaatagacaaaaatggtTAGTAGTAACTAGGGGCGTTTTTGTCATTTcatttttttaattctaattaaatttcactacaccaacaaagaccCCCACATTTTTTTCAAATAAACAAATCGACCCCCCAACCAGGGGGTAatgtgtcaaataaccattttcataaaaaatctcaaataaactccacccaaatattcaacgggtcatatcttctcactcgcaacgagttaaatttttccgacaccatcgttaaactcgaaataattttaggaacacaatgtcactaactatacgcaaaacgaacgctttttaaaaaaaaccaaatatttggggtacttttcatacacgttgattttgcgttaaatttttaaaagtcgataattacatagctaaacgcggagatggacatatattgttaatttaaaataacatttaaatctttcacaggttataccttttagttcgactcaagttgtgcttcaacgacatcattctttagccacgaaataattttacaaactaaacgcaataaaatacattgaaaatcgaaccccccgcttgaagcgagggttcaacaactagtttgTACCATTTATGAAATAACAGCTTGAAACGGGACTTAACAGATATGTAAGCCACTTGAATGAGAGACACTCAATACGAATCACCATACCACTTGTCACACTCACACATATTATTCCTCAATCTACCCATGTGATTAGAAATTTACTTAATACATCAAATATGTGAAATTATATAGAACACTTTAAAGACTAATAAACAAAACTAATTTCTAAATAAGCATATTATACCAATAAGATTtatacaaaattcacaaaaatctttTATAGGAAAGAATTTACCTAAATGGTCTTAGGTACACCTAGAATATCTGTACCTTATCTCCAATAACAAATATtgcaaaaatggaaaaaaaaaccaCCAAAGGCATGCGATCACCAAACTAAATCTAACAAATATAATTGTATGAGCACAAAACACATTCAAGTAGGGAGTATGTGATATCCTTAATTTTATAATATCATCATATGATTTCCATTTTAATCATATAATTCTAAAATTGTAAGCTTGATTAAATCCCATCATTTTCGTTGTATTTTGACTATCAAAAGTATGGAATGTTAAACGAAGTTTTGACATAAATTTATAATTTATTTCATAATTATATAACATATAGCATTTTAGTACACTCTTAAAAATGTGGAACAATAAATAGAAACATTCACTTAACACTTGGACACCAAAACAACTTTGTTTTCCATTAAAATGAATCAAATACTAAGAAAATTAGGAAGTGAAATATTGTAGAATTTTTAGGTTAGAAAGAGATGAGAGAATGAGAGAAACTTTAAGATTACTTTTTCAAATGTAACCTTAAGTGTGGTGGACGGTCTCATAATAAAAGGTCattaaattaaagtttaatgaaTATTAACTTTGAAAGTAATGGTAATTAAACTCAAGTTACAAGTAAGTTACAATGATATGGTATCCAATGTTAAATGTCCTAGActttaattaaattaactaaaaaGTACATGGTTTAATTCATTGATAATGAGACAAAAATATATTACTTATGATATAATGTGTAGTTTTACTTATAAATAATTACCCTCTcaaaatatatgttttaaatactaTGATAAAATGAAAGTTACAAATGTGTTGTTTAATGGGATATTACATTCGATTATGTCAAATGCATTGCGAAGTAGTTAAGGTGGATtttgagatacttacgaggtacctTCAAGTTGGGTATTACATTTGGAAATGGAGAACCGATGCTTGTTAGTTATACAGACTCTGATATGGCGGGAAAATAGATAACATGAACTTCACTTCTGGATATTTTGATGAACTTTATAGGTAAGGCAGTTTCATTGGTGTAGTATTACTGGATTAGACATATCTTGAAGATGGAATGCTTAAACTTGGTAAAGTTCATACTGATGATAATGGTTCCGATATGTTTAGAAAGGCTTTGGCAAGTGAGAAGCTAAATGTATGTTGCTCGATCATCGGGATGGTGAACACTTCCTCATAATTGAAAAGGGGAAGATTTGTTGGGTAATTTTAGTTTTAAATTGATGAGGAAGGCACAAGCCTATCAATTGTGCCCAAATGAAAGTTTGACTTGGTCTCGCAAGTTAGGGCATCATTTAAAGTAAACGTACGCAACAATTTTTCATAACAAGAAAGGGGATTGAAAAAATAGAGTGTGAAATCTCAATTCTCGATTTTGTGTACAACTTCTCAGAAACGAGTCAATTTCCGAAGATCCAACCATTGAATCTTCGCCATTTTCGAAAAATGTCTTCCTTACTTTTGGGCTAAGGTTTTGAACCCTTAAATTTGTGTCAGGAGGTCTGTAGCTCGAGTTACTGTTGCTAGAACAAAGAGCAGTTTTGGTGAAGTTATTCCTCTAATGTCTTTAATAATTTTCATATACTTGCTGAGAGttcttgttcaagagtatgatgattggTGTATGCTTCTAGTGAATCTAGAGAAGAATGATTGTACTGCTCCCCTATTGGTGATAGTGGATTTTAAGGGGCGTACATGTCTCTtaatttttactctcgattttgagaggttttccacacAAAAAGTCTTACATCTTTGTATGTGCTTGATTATTCTTTATTTGCTGATTTCATACTGATTTGGGGCTGAGTAGTGTTAGTTTTGGTATACCCTATTAGTTAGTATCTTTATTACTTCATATGTGTCGGGAAGGTGTTTGTCAAGCGGAGGTTTATTTCCGCTTTATAATTTCCGGGTGCGACATATTTCCATTTATTATTATGTACCTCACATGTAGTTGTTTCAAGCAACTTTCATCATCTTTACATGTATTTCTTTGAATAGTTCAACATTAATTGATTGCGTAATCTTCAATATGATTGTCTTTGCCATTAAAAAAGACAAATAAGAATTGCACTTATTTAACTGTGATACATTATACTTTGTAATATTTAAGGGAAGGtatatataagtttaattttacatAACACGTGTTTTTTATTATAATTTGGATATATTTAGGATATGTTTGATAATGACAATTATGGTTAGACCAACCATTATACAATCGTTATAATGACCGTAATCTTGAGGTAAATAAAGAATTTGTAAAGGTGAATACTTCATGTTTTTGTTCTATTCGATAAGCAAGATACAGGGAATATATATAGGCTCATATCGAGTCCTATTAAGAAATAAATAAGAGTCCTAGCCCATTAATCCTAGCCCATTAACAATTGTAAACAAAGTCTATCAGGCCTATCCCGCCTATCTTCTAATTATACGAATGATAACATATCTCAACACTCCCCCGCAAGTTGGAATGTGAAGATCTCGAACATCCAACTTGGCACATAAGAATTCCATCGGTAGTCTCCTCCACCTTTTTATCCATCGCTGCCTTAACAGAACTTCTAGACTGCGACTATCCAACCAGTAAAGGCTCCTCCTTGGATTTTTATCAGAGACGAATACTCTGTATTAGGTTCTTAATCAGAGATGAATACTCTATTTAGGATTCTTTATCAGAGACGAATACTCTGTATTTGGTTCTTGATCAGAGACGAATACTCTGTTTTTGATTCTTGATCATCAAGCTCCGAACATGAACCCAGTTCATTCTTAAACCTTGTTTGGTTCTCCCAGAGTTTTCATCTTCCCGACTTGAACCCAGTCTAGTTGTTTGGTTCGCCCGGAGTTTTCATCTTCCCGACTTGAACCCAGTATTCTTCGACCTTCATTGATTCACTGAGGAGTATTCAGTCTCCATGACTTGAACCCAGTTCGACTTGAACCTTGTTTGGTTCGCCATGGAGATTTTTTTTCCTGGAGTTTGGAACCTAGGCAAGCTAGGCGCCTCATCCCCACgccgtttaatttttttttacacctttttattttattattatttttatttatttattttattttttagaaGATGTTCACCCATCCCAATCAGGCTCCTCGAATCTAAGTCCTGTGGTATTAGCGATTGGTTTTGTATTCTTGTCTTTGGATGCTCGAATTAAGCTCTGCAGGCATTCATAGTCTTCTTTAGTGAAGCCTTGCAGCTGCTCAGCAGTGTTTGTTGTTTTGGTAGACGATTGATTTTTAGCCTTTTTAGTCCACCAATCTGGATACCCTATGACCTCGAAACAACCTTCCTCAGTGTGCCCTTCCTTTTGACAGTAAGTGCAAGTTTCACTTTTGTCCCGATTATCTCTCCGGTTCCAATTCTGATTCTGATTACTTGGTTTAATTCGGTTGTTTCGCCCAGAAATTTTGAAGGCAGCAGCATTCTCGACTTTAGGGACCTTATCATTCCCTATTAACTTTTGTTGTTCATCTTGGTTAACAAGATGAAAAGCTTGACTAACAGTTGGTATGGGTTTGGTAATAAGAATCTGTGATCTAATTGAATTGTACTCCTCATTCAAGCCCATACGAAAATCATACAATCTTTCTTTATCTCTCATGGCTACTAGTGATTTTCCTATCTCACATGAACACCCATTACAAGAACAAACAGGTCTAGGGTTCACAACATCAATTTCATCCCATACTACCCTTAATATTGTATAGTAAGAAGAAACAGATAAAGAATCTTGTTTTACCAAGGTGATTTGACGCCTTAATTCATATGCCCTGGATGCGTTTTCTTTGCCAAATCGTTCCTCCAGGTCTACCCATATATCTCTGGATGTGATTGCATACTTCACGCTGTTTTTGATCTCTTTAATCATTGATGATACCAACCAGCCTCTGACCATGGCGTTACATCGCTTCCAGACTGCCAATTCTTGAGTTCCTTCTTTCGGTATTGGAATGGTTCCGTCAACGAAACCGATTTTGTTTTTCGCATACAACGCATTGGATATCTTAGCCTTCCAATCGCTGTAATTGCTGTCATTAAGCAGGTTATCTCCCACAAAATTCATGCCTGGATGGTCAGACGAGCTCAGATGGTACGGAGATGATGTGTCAGCACTGCTGCTCTGGGCTTCGTCTCCTGCCATAGTACCAGAAGAAGATGACTAGACGTGTTAGGGTTTTGAATTGAATCTACAAAGAACGAATTTTCTTGAATCGTCGATTTGATTGGTGAACAATCGATTCCTCTGGTAAATCTTTAATTGTTTTGATTTGTGAATAGGTTTGGGTGTGATGAATCAATCAATGGATCAATTGATTTTGTGAATTT of the Rutidosis leptorrhynchoides isolate AG116_Rl617_1_P2 chromosome 5, CSIRO_AGI_Rlap_v1, whole genome shotgun sequence genome contains:
- the LOC139849785 gene encoding uncharacterized protein produces the protein MAGDEAQSSSADTSSPYHLSSSDHPGMNFVGDNLLNDSNYSDWKAKISNALYAKNKIGFVDGTIPIPKEGTQELAVWKRCNAMVRGWLVSSMIKEIKNSVKYAITSRDIWVDLEERFGKENASRAYELRRQITLVKQDSLSVSSYYTILRVVWDEIDVVNPRPVCSCNGCSCEIGKSLVAMRDKERLYDFRMGLNEEYNSIRSQILITKPIPTVSQAFHLVNQDEQQKLIGNDKVPKVENAAAFKISGRNNRIKPSNQNQNWNRRDNRDKSETCTYCQKEGHTEEGCFEVIGYPDWWTKKAKNQSSTKTTNTAEQLQGFTKEDYECLQSLIRASKDKNTKPIANTTGLRFEEPDWDG